Genomic window (Pseudomonas xantholysinigenes):
AAGCCGTACCTCGGCTGCCGACAGCGTCCAGGTGAAGAACGGCGGTATGGTGCGTCTGCACAACCTGAAGCAGGTCGAGCGCGCCGATGGCAACCTGGTTGCCGTATCGCGTTCCGGCGAGCTGGCCATTGCCGACGAGTTCGGTCGTGAGCGTGAGCGCTACAAGCTGCCTTACGGCGCGGTGATTTCGGTCAAGGAAGGTGAGAAGGTCGAAGCTGGCGCCATCGTCGCCAAGTGGGACCCGCACACCCACCCGATCGTGACCGAGCTGAAAGGTACCGTGACCTTCGTGGGCATGGAAGAAAACATCACCATCAAGCGCCAGACCGACGAACTGACCGGTCTGACCAACATTGAAGTGATGGACGTCAAGGATCGCCCTGCCGCAGGCAAGGAAATCCGTCCGGCGATCAAGATGGTCGATGCCGCTGGCAAGGACCTGTACCTGCCAGGTACCGACGTACCGGCTCAGTACTTCCTGCCGGCCAACGCCCTCGTAGGTGTGGCTGACGGTGCCCAGATCGGCGTCGGTGACGTTATCGCGCGTATCCCGCAAGAAACGTCGAAGACCCGTGACATCACCGGTGGTCTGCCGCGCGTTGCCGACCTGTTCGAAGCGCGTCGTCCGAAAGAAGCCTCGATTCTGGCTGAAGTCAGCGGCACCATTGCCTTCGGTAAAGAAACCAAGGGCAAGCGTCGCCTGGTCATCACCCCGACCGATGGCAGCGATCCGTACGAAGAGCTGATTCCGAAGTGGCGCCACCTGAACGTCTTCGAAGGCGAACAGGTAAACCGCGGCGAAGTTATCTCCGACGGTCCGAGCGATCCGCACGACATCCTGCGTCTGCTGGGTGTGAGCGCGCTGGCCAAGTACATCGTCAACGAGATCCAGGACGTTTACCGTCTGCAGGGCGTGAAGATCAACGACAAGCACATCGAGACCATCCTGCGTCAGATGCTGCGTAAAGTTGAGATTTCCGAGTCCGGCGATTCCAGCTTCATCAAGGGCGACCAGATGGAACTGACTCAGGTACTGGTCGAGAACGAGCGTCTCGCCAGCGAAGACAAGTTCATCTCGAAGTTCACCCGCGTGTTGCTGGGTATCACCAAGGCCTCGCTGTCCACCGAATCGTTCATCTCGGCGGCTTCCTTCCAGGAAACCACCCGCGTACTGACCGAAGCGGCGGTAACCGGCAAGCGTGACTACCTGCGCGGCCTGAAAGAGAACGTGGTCGTGGGTCGTCTGATCCCGGCCGGTACCGGTCTGGCCTACCACAGCGAGCGCAAGCGTCGCCGTGATGCCGACAAGCCGTTGCGTGTGAGCGCCAGTGAGGTGGAAGCCGCACTGACCGAAGCGCTGAACTCCAGCGGTAACTGAGTACAGGGCAGGGCCCCGGCACGCCTCGCCAGGGCATCGGTGACATGAATTGTTGCCGATGACCGGGCGAGGAGGGCCGGGGCCTCGTCTTGACTGGGTGCAAGATCCTCTTTAGACTTTTGTACCCTTAAATTTGGTGAGGCTCCGTCTCGCCAATTTTTGGCTTTCTTGCAAGACAATAGAGTCGCAAGACAATCAGTGGAGCTAGTAGATGGCAACTATCAACCAGCTGGTACGTCAGCCGCGTAAGCGTTCGGTCGAGAAGTCCGACGTTCCTGCGCTGCAGAACTGCCCGCAGCGTCGTGGCGTGTGCACCCGTGTGTACACCACCACGCCGAAAAAACCTAACTCGGCACTGCGTAAAGTATGCCGTGTGCGTCTGACCAACGGTTTCGAGGTTTCCTCGTACATCGGTGGTGAAGGCCACAACCTGCAAGAGCACAGCGTCGTCCTGATCCGTGGCGGCCGTGTAAAAGACTTGCCAGGTGTTCGTTACCACACCGTTCGCGGCTCTCTGGATACTTCGGGCGTCAAAGGCCGTAACCAGGGTCGTTCGAAGTACGGTACCAAGCGTCCGAAGTAATCGGCCGTTTGCAGACATCCATTTTTTTGAGTCGATAAGAGTAAGGTCGGGCAGGGGTCGAAGACCCACGTCCCGGGCTAACCTGAAGACCGTTTGAGGGCTTATCATGCCAAGACGTCGTGTAGCAGCAAAACGTGAGATCCTTGACGATCCGAAGTACGGATCCCAGATCCTCGCCAAGTTCATGAACCACGTGATGGAAAGCGGCAAGAAGGCCGTAGCCGAGCGCATCGTTTACGGTGCCCTGGATACCGTCAAAGCACGCAAGAACAGCGACCCCCTGGAAATCTTCGAGAAAGCTCTCGACGCCATCGCTCCGCTGGTCGAAGTTAAGTCCCGCCGTGTCGGCGGTGCCACTTACCAGGTTCCGGTTGAAGTTCGTCCATCCCGTCGTAACGCTCTGGCAATGCGCTGGCTCGTAGACTACGCCCGCAAGCGCGGCGAGAAGTCGATGGCTCTGCGCCTGGCCGGCGAACTGCTGGATGCTGCCGAAGGCAAGGGTGCTGCAGTCAAGAAGCGTGAAGACGTGCACCGTATGGCCGAGGCCAACAAAGCGTTCTCGCACTACCGCTTCTAATTCAAGCATCAATATTTTTGCGAGGGCTCTATGGCTCGTACTACAGCAATTAACCGCTACCGTAACATCGGTATCTGTGCCCACGTTGACGCGGGCAAGACTACCACTACCGAGCGGATCCTGTTCTACACAGGTCTGAGCCACAAGATGGGCGAGGTGCATGACGGCGCCGCGACCACCGACTGGATGGTGCAGGAGCAGGAGCGCGGTATCACCATTACCTCCGCTGCCGTTACCACCTTCTGGAAAGGTTCCCGTGGTCAGTACGACAACTACCGCGTAAACGTCATCGATACCCCCGGCCACGTTGACTTCACCATTGAAGTAGAGCGTTCGCTGCGTGTACTCGACGGCGCGGTCGTTGTGTTCTGCGGTACCTCCGGCGTTGAGCCGCAGTCCGAAACCGTATGGCGTCAGGCCAACAAGTACGGCGTTCCACGTGTTGTCTACGTGAACAAGATGGACCGTGCTGGTGCCAACTTCCTGCGCGTTGTCGGCCAGATCAAGAACCGCCTGGGTCACACCCCGGTTCCGGTCCAGCTGGCTATCGGTGCTGAAGATGACTTCCAGGGTCAGGTTGACCTGATCAAGATGAAAGCCATCTACTGGAACGATGACGACAAGGGCACCACCTACCGTGAGGAAGAAATTCCTGCGGACATGCTCGAGCTGGCCGAAGAATGGCGCGCGAACATGGTGGAAGCTGCTGCCGAAGCCAACGAAGAGCTGATGAACAAGTACCTTGAAGAAGGTGAGCTGACCGTCGAAGAGATCAAGGCAGGCCTGCGCGCGCGCACCCTGGCCAGCGAGATCGTTCCGGCTGTCTGCGGTTCGTCGTTCAAGAACAAGGGCGTTCCCCTGGTTCTCGACGCTGTCATCGACTTCCTGCCTGCTCCGACCGAAATCCCGGCGATCAAGGGTATCCACCCTGACCTGATCGACGTGCCGAAGGATGAAGTCACTCCAGAGCAGTACGACGAGCGTCCTGCTGACGACAACGAGCCGTTCTCGGCTCTGGCGTTCAAGATTGCCACCGACCCGTTCGTTGGTACTCTGACCTTCGTTCGCGTTTACTCGGGCTTCCTGACCTCCGGTGACTCCGTCATCAACTCGGTCAAGGGCAAGAAAGAGCGCGTTGGTCGTATGGTGCAGATGCACGCCAACCAGCGTGAAGAGATCAAAGAAGTGCGCGCTGGCGACATCGCTGCTCTGATCGGCATGAAGGACGTCACCACTGGTGACACCCTGTGCAACGCCGACAAGCCGATCATCCTCGAGCGTATGGACTTCCCTGAGCCGGTAATTTCGCTCTCCGTAGAGCCGAAAACCAAGGCTGACCAGGAGAAGATGGGTATCGCTCTGGGCAAACTGGCCCAGGAAGACCCGTCGTTCCGCGTCAAGACCGACGAAGAAACCGGCCAGACCATCATCTCCGGTATGGGTGAGCTGCACCTGGACATCCTCGTTGACCGCATGAAGCGCGAGTTCAACGTCGAGTGCAACGTCGGCAAGCCTCAGGTTTCGTACCGCGAGAAGATCACCAAGTCCAACGTCGAGATCGAAGGCAAGTTCGTTCGTCAGTCGGGTGGTCGTGGTCAGTTCGGTCACTGCTGGATCCGTTTCTCGGAGCCGGACGTTGACGAGAAGGGCAACATCACCGAAGGTCTGGTGTTCACCAACGAAGTCGTTGGTGGTGTGATTCCTAAGGAATTCATCGCCCCGATCCAGAAGGGTATCGAAGAGCAGATGAAAAACGGCGTTGTCGCCGGCTATCCGCTGCTCGGCCTGAAGGCCACGGTATTCGACGGTTCGTACCACGACGTCGACTCCAACGAAATGGCGTTCAAGATCGCCGCTTCGATGGCGACCAAGCAACTGGCCCAGAAGGGCGGTGGCGTGGTGCTTGAGCCGATCATGAAGGTCGAAGTTGTAACCCCGGAAGACTACCTGGGTGACGTGATGGGTGACCTGAGCCGTCGTCGCGGGATGATCCAGGGTAATGAAGACTCGGTGTCCGGCAAGGTAATCACTGCTGAGGTACCGCTCGGAGAGATGTTCGGTTACGCAACCGACGTTCGTTCCATGTCTCAGGGTCGCGCAAGCTACTCCATGGAATTCTCCAAATACGCCGAAGCTCCGTCGAACATCGTCGAAGCACTCGTTAAAAAACAAGGCTAATCCCCTTTAGGCAAGAGGTTCACTGTCGTGGCTAAAGAAAAATTTGATCGTTCCCTTCCCCACGTTAACGTCGGCACCATCGGCCACGTTGACCACGGTAAGACCACTCTGACCGCAGCTCTGACTCGCGTCTGCTCCGAAGTTTTCGGTTCGGCCGTCGTTGAGTTCGACAAGATCGACTCGGCTCCGGAAGAAAAAGCGCGCGGTATCACCATCAACACCGCTCACGTCGAGTACAACTCGAACATTCGTCACTACGCTCACGTTGACTGCCCAGGTCACGCTGACTACGTGAAGAACATGATCACCGGTGCTGCCCAGATGGACGGCGCGATCCTGGTTTGCTCGGCCGCCGATGGTCCGATGCCACAAACCCGTGAGCACATCCTGCTGTCCCGTCAGGTTGGCGTTCCGTACATCGTGGTCTTCCTGAACAAGGCTGACCTGGTAGACGACGCTGAGCTGCTGGAACTGGTCGAGATGGAAGTTCGCGACCTGCTGTCCACCTACGACTTCCCAGGCGACGACACTCCGATCATCATCGGTTCGGCTCGTATGGCTCTGGAAGGCAAAGACGACAACGAAATGGGTACCAGCGCTGTCAAGAAGCTGGTTGAAACTCTGGATGCCTACATCCCTGAGCCAGTTCGTGCCATCGACCAGCCGTTCCTGATGCCGATCGAAGACGTATTCTCGATCTCGGGTCGTGGTACCGTTGTTACCGGTCGTATCGAGCGTGGTATCGTCCGCGTTCAGGATCCGCTGGAAATCGTTGGTCTGCGTGACACCACCACCACCACCTGCACCGGCGTTGAGATGTTCCGCAAGCTGCTGGACGAAGGTCGTGCTGGCGAGAACTGCGGCGTCCTGCTGCGTGGTACCAAGCGTGACGACGTTGAGCGTGGCCAGGTTCTGGTCAAGCCAGGTTCGGTCAAGCCGCACACCAAGTTCACCGCAGAAGTCTACGTCCTGTCGAAGGAAGAAGGCGGCCGTCACACTCCGTTCTTCAAAGGCTACCGTCCTCAGTTCTACTTCCGTACCACTGACGTGACCGGTAACTGCGAACTGCCGGAAGGCGTTGAGATGGTAATGCCAGGTGACAACATTCAGATGACTGTCACCCTGATCAAGACCATCGCAATGGAAGACGGTCTGCGCTTCGCCATCCGTGAAGGCGGTCGTACCGTCGGCGCCGGCGTCGTGGCCAAAATCATCGAGTAATCACTCGATCGATTGAAAAAACCCCCGCTCAGCGGGGGTTTTTTTTATTGGGTTGACACTAAATTGGGGCGTCTATAGAATCACGCCTCCTTTTAACGGGCGTAGTGCGCCCGATGGGAACAGCCTGGAGTCTGAAATCCAATGCAAAATCAGCAAATCCGTATCAGGTTGAAGGCTTTCGACCATCGCCTGATCGACCAATCCACCCAGGAAATCGTGGAAACCGCGAAACGTACTGGTGCACAAGTGCGTGGTCCAATTCCACTGCCTACCCGCAAAGAGCGTTTCACCGTTCTGGTCTCCCCGCACGTCAACAAAGACGCGCGTGACCAGTACGAGATTCGCACTCATAAGCGTGTTCTGGACATCGTCCAGCCAACGGATAAAACCGTTGACGCGCTGATGAAGCTTGATCTCGCGGCCGGCGTGGAAGTGCAGATCAGCCTCGGCTAAGACTTCGGTCTGGTCGTGTAACGCTCTGAAATGGGCGGCCATAGCGGGTGAAAGCCCCGTACACTCATGAGGTTTACAACATGACTATTGGTGTAGTCGGTCGAAAAGCGGGTATGACCCGTATTTTCACCGAAGAAGGTGTCTCCATTCCGGTCACGGTCATCGAGATCGAGCCGAATCGCGTCACCCAGTTCAAAACCGAAGAAACTGATGGCTACCGTGCAGTGCAAGTCACTGTCGGCGAGCGTCGTGCTTCGCGTGTGACCGCCGCTCAGGCAGGCCACTTTGCCAAGGCTAACGTTGCCGCTGGTCGCGGTGTTTGGGAGTTCCGTCTTGAAGAAGGCGATTTCCAGGCTGGCGATCTGATCAAAGCTGAACTCTTCACTGCAGGCCAGCTGGTAGACGTAACCGGTCAGTCCAAAGGTAAAGGCTTCGCCGGTACCATCAAGCGTTGGAACTTCCGTGGTCAAGACAACACCCACGGTAACTCCGTATCGCACCGTGTCCCTGGCTCCATCGGCCAGTGCCAGACTCCTGGTCGTGTATTCAAGGGCAAGAAGATGTCCGGTCACATGGGCGCCGAGCGCGTGACTGTTCAGTCCCTGGAAGTAGTACGCGTAGACGCTGAACGCAACCTGCTGCTGATCAAGGGTGCCGTCCCAGGCGCTACTGGCGGCGACGTGGTCGTGCGTCCGGCTGTCAAGGCTCGCGGTTAAGGGGAAACTGACATGCAACTTAATGTAAATGACGCTCAGGCGATCGAAGTTTCCGAACTGACCTTCGGTGGCGAATTCAACGAGACGCTGGTACACCAAGCAGTCGTGGCCTACATGGCCGGCGGCCGTCAGGGCACCAAGCAGCAGAAGACCCGTTCTGACGTAGCCGGTGGCGGTAAGCGCCCATGGCGTCAGAAAGGTACTGGCCGCGCTCGTGCTGGTACTACCCGTGGTCCGATCTGGCGTGGCGGTGGTGTTACCTTCGCAGCTCGTCCTCAGGATCACTCGCAGAAGCTCAACAAGAAGATGTACCGCGCAGCCCTGCGCTCCATCCTCGCTGAGCTGGTGCGTAGCGACCGTCTGGTCGTGGTTCAGGACTTCGCTGTTGAAGCCCCGAAAACCAAAGACCTGCTGAACAAGCTGAACGGCATGGGTCTGAGCGATGTTCTCATCGTTTCGGATGCTGTTGATCAGAACCTGTACCTGGCTGCTCGCAACCTGCCGCACGTCGACGTACGTGACGTTCAAGGTTCCGACCCGGTCAGTCTGATCGCATACGAGAAAGTGTTGATCACTGTCTCGGCCGTGAAGAAATTCGAGGAGCTGCTGGGATGAACCAGGAACGCGTATTCAAAGTCCTCCTTGGCCCGCACGTTTCCGAGAAGGCTACCGTTCTGGCTGAGAAAAAAGGCCAGTTCGTATTCAAGGTTGCTACCGATGCAACCAAGCTGGAAATCAAGAAAGCTGTCGAAGGCCTGTTCAACGTAAAAGTTGAAAACGTGTCGACTGTTAACGTTCTGGGTAAAACCAAGCGTACCGCACGTGGTCTGGGCAAGCGTAATGACTGGAAGAAGGCGATCGTCTCCCTTCAGCCAGGCCAAGATCTCGATTTCAGCAGCAGTGCTGAGTAAGGAAGGGGTGCATCATGGCAATCGTTAAATGCAAACCGACTTCCCCTGGCCGCCGTTTTGTGGTCAAGGTGGTCAACAAGGAGCTGCACAAAGGCGCTCCTCACGCACCGCTGCTCGAGAAAAAATCGAAGTCTGGTGGTCGTAACAACAATGGCCGCATCACCACTCGTCACGTTGGTGGTGGTCATAAGCAGCATTACCGTCTGGTTGACTTCCGTCGCAACGACAAAGATGGCATCCCTGCCACTGTCGAGCGTATCGAATACGACCCGAACCGTACTGCTCACATCGCCCTGCTGTGCTACGCAGACGGTGAGCGTCGCTACATCATCGCCCCTAAAGGCGTGAGTGCTGGCGACCAGCTGATCGCAGGTGCCCTGGCCCCAATCAAGGCCGGTAACTCCCTGCAACTGCGCAACATCCCAGTAGGTAGCACCATTCACGGCATCGAACTGAAGCCGGGCAAAGGTGCTCAGATCGCTCGTTCCGCTGGTGCTTCGGCTCAGCTGATCGCCCGCGACGGTGTCTATGTGACCCTGCGTCTGCGCTCTGGTGAAATGCGTAAAGTCCTGGCTGAGTGCCGTGCGACCCTGGGCGAAGTCTCGAACTCCGAGCACAGCCTGCGTTCGCTGGGTAAAGCTGGTGCCAAACGCTGGCGCGGCGTTCGCCCAACCGTTCGTGGTGTTGCCATGAACCCGGTTGACCACCCACATGGTGGTGGTGAAGGTCGTACCTCCGGTGGTCGTCATCCGGTATCGCCATGGGGCTTCCCAACCAAGGGTGCTAAAACCCGTGGTAATAAGCGTACCGACAACATGATCGTCCGTCGTCGCAAGTAACTAGAGGGATACGACAGTGCCACGTTCTCTGAAAAAAGGTCCTTTTATCGATCTTCACCTGCTGAAGAAGGTCGAAGTGGCGGTGGAAAAGAACGATCGCAAGCCAGTTAAAACCTGGTCGCGCCGTTCGATGATCCTGCCACAGATGGTCGGTCTGACCATCGCGGTACACAACGGTCGTCAACATGTCCCAGTTCTCGTGAACGAAGACATGGTCGGCCACAAACTGGGCGAGTTCGCCGGTACCCGCACTTATCGTGGGCACGTGGCTGACAAGAAAGCCAAGCGTTAAGGGGTAAGGAAATGGAAGTAGCCGCTAAGTTGTCGGGCGCTCGCATCTCCGCCCAGAAAGCCCGCTTGGTCGCCGACCAGATCCGCGGGAAGAAGGTGGGCGAAGCGCTCAACCTGTTGGCCTTCAGCAGCAAAAAAGCCGCTGAAATCATGAAGAAAGTCCTCGAGTCGGCCGTTGCCAACGCCGAACACAACGAAGGCGCAGACGTTGATGACCTGAAGGTCTCCACCGTCTTCGTCAACGAAGGGCGTTCGCTGAAGCGCATCATGCCACGTGCCAAAGGCCGTGCTGATCGCATCGTCAAGCGGTCTTGCCATATCACTGTCAAGGTTGCGGACAAGTAACGGAGTCGATCAGATGGGTCAGAAAGTACATCCCACTGGCATTCGCCTGGGAATCGTCAAGGAGCACACCTCCGTCTGGTACGCAGACGGCGCGACTTACGCAGATTACCTGCTGAAGGATCTGCAAACTCGCGAGTACCTCCAGGACAAACTAAAAAGCGCGTCCGTTAGCCGTATCGATATTCATCGTCCGGCTCAAACTGCACGCATCACCATCCACACCGCTCGTCCCGGTATCGTTATCGGCAAGAAAGGTGAAGATGTTGAGAAGCTGCGTCAGGACCTGACCAAGCAGATGGGTGTGCCTGTGCACATCAACATCGAAGAGATCCGCAAGCCGGAACTCGACGCTATGCTGGTTGCTCAGAGCGTTGCCCAGCAGCTGGAGCGCCGCGTTATGTTCCGTCGCGCCATGAAGCGCGCCGTTCAGAACGCCATGCGTATTGGTGCCAAGGGCATCAAGATCCAGGTGAGCGGTCGTCTCGGCGGTGCCGAGATCGCACGTACCGAGTGGTATCGCGAAGGTCGTGTGCCTCTGCACACCCTGCGTGCCGATATCGACTACAACACCTACGAAGCTCACACCACCTACGGTGTGATCGGTGTGAAGGTTTGGATCTTCAAAGGCGAAGTAATTGGTGGTCGCCAGGAAGAGCTGAAGCCTCAAGCACCAGCGCCTCGTAAAAAAGCTGCTAAGTAAGGGGTACGCCAAATGTTGCAACCAAAGCGTACAAAATTCCGCAAGCAGATGACCGGCCACAACCGTGGTCTGGCACTGCGCGGTAGCAAGGTCAGCTTCGGCGAGTTCGCTCTGAAAGCTGTCGCCCGCGGTCGTCTCACCGCTCGCCAGATCGAGTCGGCACGTCGTGCCCTGACCCGTCACGTAAAACGTGGCGGCAAGATCTGGATCCGTGTCTTCCCGGACAAGCCGGTTACCAAGAAGCCTCTCGAGGTTCGTATGGGTAAAGGTAAAGGTTCCGTGGAATACTGGGTTGCCCAGATTCAGCCAGGCAAAGTCCTGTACGAGATCGAGGGTGTTTCTGAAGAGCTGGCGCGCGAAGCTTTCGCCCTGGCCGCTGCAAAGCTGCCTCTCGCCACCTCCTTTGTTAAGCGGACGGTGATGTGATGAAAGCGAATGAACTTCGTGAAAAATCCGCACAGCAACTGAATGAGCAACTGCTCGGCTTGCTGCGCGACCAGTTCAATCTGCGCATGCAGAAAGCAACTGGCCAGTTGGGGCAGTCGCACCTGCTCTCGCAAGTTAAGCGTGACATCGCTCGCGTGAAAACTGTGCTCAACCAGCAGGCAGGTAAGTGATCATGGCTGAAGCTGAAAAAACCGTCCGTACGCTGACTGGCCGTGTCGTCAGCGACAAAATGGACAAGACCATCACCGTTCTGATCGAGCGTCGCGTAAAGCACCCGATCTACGGTAAATACGTTAAGCGTTCGACTAAGCTGCACGCGCACGACGAAGCCAACCAGTGCAAGATCGGCGACAAGGTTTCCATCCGTGAAACCCGTCCGCTGGCCAAGACCAAGTCCTGGGCACTGGTTGAAGTCCTCGAACGCGCTGTTGAAGTCTAAGGGCTAGGGGTCGGAGAAATTTTATGATTCAGACTCAATCCATGCTCGATGTGGCCGATAACAGCGGCGCTCGTCGCGTCATGTGCATCAAGGTGCTCGGCGGTTCCCACCGCCGTTACGCCGGTATCGGTGACATCATCAAAGTAACCGTCAAGGAAGCGATTCCACGCGGTAAGGTCAAGAAAGGCCAGGTGATGACCGCTGTTGTCGTCCGTACCCGTCACGGTGTACGTCGCGCTGACGGTTCCATCATTCGTTTCGACGGCAACGCTGCTGTTCTGCTGAACACCAAGCAAGAGCCGATCGGTACTCGCATCTTCGGGCCAGTGACCCGTGAACTTCGTACCGAGAAGTTCATGAAGATCGTCTCGCTCGCCCCTGAAGTGCTCTAAGGAGATCCGACATGCAAAAGATTCGTCGTGACGACGAGATCATCGTGATCGCCGGCAAAGACAAAGGTAAGCGCGGTAAGGTGCTGAAGGTTCTCGCTGACGACCGTCTGGTCATCGGTGGTGTCAACCTGGTCAAGCGCCACACCAAGCCTAACCCGATGGCGGGC
Coding sequences:
- the rpsL gene encoding 30S ribosomal protein S12, whose translation is MATINQLVRQPRKRSVEKSDVPALQNCPQRRGVCTRVYTTTPKKPNSALRKVCRVRLTNGFEVSSYIGGEGHNLQEHSVVLIRGGRVKDLPGVRYHTVRGSLDTSGVKGRNQGRSKYGTKRPK
- the rpsG gene encoding 30S ribosomal protein S7; amino-acid sequence: MPRRRVAAKREILDDPKYGSQILAKFMNHVMESGKKAVAERIVYGALDTVKARKNSDPLEIFEKALDAIAPLVEVKSRRVGGATYQVPVEVRPSRRNALAMRWLVDYARKRGEKSMALRLAGELLDAAEGKGAAVKKREDVHRMAEANKAFSHYRF
- the fusA gene encoding elongation factor G, whose translation is MARTTAINRYRNIGICAHVDAGKTTTTERILFYTGLSHKMGEVHDGAATTDWMVQEQERGITITSAAVTTFWKGSRGQYDNYRVNVIDTPGHVDFTIEVERSLRVLDGAVVVFCGTSGVEPQSETVWRQANKYGVPRVVYVNKMDRAGANFLRVVGQIKNRLGHTPVPVQLAIGAEDDFQGQVDLIKMKAIYWNDDDKGTTYREEEIPADMLELAEEWRANMVEAAAEANEELMNKYLEEGELTVEEIKAGLRARTLASEIVPAVCGSSFKNKGVPLVLDAVIDFLPAPTEIPAIKGIHPDLIDVPKDEVTPEQYDERPADDNEPFSALAFKIATDPFVGTLTFVRVYSGFLTSGDSVINSVKGKKERVGRMVQMHANQREEIKEVRAGDIAALIGMKDVTTGDTLCNADKPIILERMDFPEPVISLSVEPKTKADQEKMGIALGKLAQEDPSFRVKTDEETGQTIISGMGELHLDILVDRMKREFNVECNVGKPQVSYREKITKSNVEIEGKFVRQSGGRGQFGHCWIRFSEPDVDEKGNITEGLVFTNEVVGGVIPKEFIAPIQKGIEEQMKNGVVAGYPLLGLKATVFDGSYHDVDSNEMAFKIAASMATKQLAQKGGGVVLEPIMKVEVVTPEDYLGDVMGDLSRRRGMIQGNEDSVSGKVITAEVPLGEMFGYATDVRSMSQGRASYSMEFSKYAEAPSNIVEALVKKQG
- the tuf gene encoding elongation factor Tu; its protein translation is MAKEKFDRSLPHVNVGTIGHVDHGKTTLTAALTRVCSEVFGSAVVEFDKIDSAPEEKARGITINTAHVEYNSNIRHYAHVDCPGHADYVKNMITGAAQMDGAILVCSAADGPMPQTREHILLSRQVGVPYIVVFLNKADLVDDAELLELVEMEVRDLLSTYDFPGDDTPIIIGSARMALEGKDDNEMGTSAVKKLVETLDAYIPEPVRAIDQPFLMPIEDVFSISGRGTVVTGRIERGIVRVQDPLEIVGLRDTTTTTCTGVEMFRKLLDEGRAGENCGVLLRGTKRDDVERGQVLVKPGSVKPHTKFTAEVYVLSKEEGGRHTPFFKGYRPQFYFRTTDVTGNCELPEGVEMVMPGDNIQMTVTLIKTIAMEDGLRFAIREGGRTVGAGVVAKIIE
- the rpsJ gene encoding 30S ribosomal protein S10, which codes for MQNQQIRIRLKAFDHRLIDQSTQEIVETAKRTGAQVRGPIPLPTRKERFTVLVSPHVNKDARDQYEIRTHKRVLDIVQPTDKTVDALMKLDLAAGVEVQISLG
- the rplC gene encoding 50S ribosomal protein L3; its protein translation is MTIGVVGRKAGMTRIFTEEGVSIPVTVIEIEPNRVTQFKTEETDGYRAVQVTVGERRASRVTAAQAGHFAKANVAAGRGVWEFRLEEGDFQAGDLIKAELFTAGQLVDVTGQSKGKGFAGTIKRWNFRGQDNTHGNSVSHRVPGSIGQCQTPGRVFKGKKMSGHMGAERVTVQSLEVVRVDAERNLLLIKGAVPGATGGDVVVRPAVKARG
- the rplD gene encoding 50S ribosomal protein L4 — encoded protein: MQLNVNDAQAIEVSELTFGGEFNETLVHQAVVAYMAGGRQGTKQQKTRSDVAGGGKRPWRQKGTGRARAGTTRGPIWRGGGVTFAARPQDHSQKLNKKMYRAALRSILAELVRSDRLVVVQDFAVEAPKTKDLLNKLNGMGLSDVLIVSDAVDQNLYLAARNLPHVDVRDVQGSDPVSLIAYEKVLITVSAVKKFEELLG
- the rplW gene encoding 50S ribosomal protein L23 — protein: MNQERVFKVLLGPHVSEKATVLAEKKGQFVFKVATDATKLEIKKAVEGLFNVKVENVSTVNVLGKTKRTARGLGKRNDWKKAIVSLQPGQDLDFSSSAE
- the rplB gene encoding 50S ribosomal protein L2 — protein: MAIVKCKPTSPGRRFVVKVVNKELHKGAPHAPLLEKKSKSGGRNNNGRITTRHVGGGHKQHYRLVDFRRNDKDGIPATVERIEYDPNRTAHIALLCYADGERRYIIAPKGVSAGDQLIAGALAPIKAGNSLQLRNIPVGSTIHGIELKPGKGAQIARSAGASAQLIARDGVYVTLRLRSGEMRKVLAECRATLGEVSNSEHSLRSLGKAGAKRWRGVRPTVRGVAMNPVDHPHGGGEGRTSGGRHPVSPWGFPTKGAKTRGNKRTDNMIVRRRK
- the rpsS gene encoding 30S ribosomal protein S19, whose amino-acid sequence is MPRSLKKGPFIDLHLLKKVEVAVEKNDRKPVKTWSRRSMILPQMVGLTIAVHNGRQHVPVLVNEDMVGHKLGEFAGTRTYRGHVADKKAKR
- the rplV gene encoding 50S ribosomal protein L22, with protein sequence MEVAAKLSGARISAQKARLVADQIRGKKVGEALNLLAFSSKKAAEIMKKVLESAVANAEHNEGADVDDLKVSTVFVNEGRSLKRIMPRAKGRADRIVKRSCHITVKVADK
- the rpsC gene encoding 30S ribosomal protein S3, which gives rise to MGQKVHPTGIRLGIVKEHTSVWYADGATYADYLLKDLQTREYLQDKLKSASVSRIDIHRPAQTARITIHTARPGIVIGKKGEDVEKLRQDLTKQMGVPVHINIEEIRKPELDAMLVAQSVAQQLERRVMFRRAMKRAVQNAMRIGAKGIKIQVSGRLGGAEIARTEWYREGRVPLHTLRADIDYNTYEAHTTYGVIGVKVWIFKGEVIGGRQEELKPQAPAPRKKAAK
- the rplP gene encoding 50S ribosomal protein L16, which codes for MLQPKRTKFRKQMTGHNRGLALRGSKVSFGEFALKAVARGRLTARQIESARRALTRHVKRGGKIWIRVFPDKPVTKKPLEVRMGKGKGSVEYWVAQIQPGKVLYEIEGVSEELAREAFALAAAKLPLATSFVKRTVM
- the rpmC gene encoding 50S ribosomal protein L29 produces the protein MKANELREKSAQQLNEQLLGLLRDQFNLRMQKATGQLGQSHLLSQVKRDIARVKTVLNQQAGK
- the rpsQ gene encoding 30S ribosomal protein S17, whose protein sequence is MAEAEKTVRTLTGRVVSDKMDKTITVLIERRVKHPIYGKYVKRSTKLHAHDEANQCKIGDKVSIRETRPLAKTKSWALVEVLERAVEV
- the rplN gene encoding 50S ribosomal protein L14, which encodes MIQTQSMLDVADNSGARRVMCIKVLGGSHRRYAGIGDIIKVTVKEAIPRGKVKKGQVMTAVVVRTRHGVRRADGSIIRFDGNAAVLLNTKQEPIGTRIFGPVTRELRTEKFMKIVSLAPEVL
- the rplX gene encoding 50S ribosomal protein L24, with amino-acid sequence MQKIRRDDEIIVIAGKDKGKRGKVLKVLADDRLVIGGVNLVKRHTKPNPMAGVQGGIVEKEAPLHASNVAIFNGETNKADRVGFKVEDGKKIRVFKSTQKAVDA